The Gloeobacter violaceus PCC 7421 DNA window ACACCCGCGACACCCGCAAGCAAGGGGGCAAAGAACAACAAACCCGCCCCGGCGGCCACGCCAATGTTGAGGGGGATTTCCAGCAACGTTTTGCCCTGAGGATCTTGAATCAAGATCCGGCGAACGTTGCCTTCCTGGATCGCTTCTTTGACTTTGTCTACGAGTTGGTTGCCAAGGACGTAGGCTTCCTCGGTGAAATTACGGTTGTGTGCCATGGCCATCGCGCTCGTCTGGTGTTGTTTCTATTGTCCCATTCCCTTCCGGGGATCTTTGAGGAAAACCGTCCCGGCCCACGGTTGCGGACCGGGACGCTCGAAACAGCGAGTTACTTGCGGGCGTTGGTGGCCGGCTTGGTCTCGATGAGCTTGGCCAGCACCGTCACAGCGCGCTGGTACTGGATGTCGGCGCCGGTGGCAGGCTCGATGGGAGCCTTGCGCGCCTCCTCCGGAAAGGCCACGACCACATCGGGCTGGATGCCCTTTTTGTGGATGTCGTTGCCGGAGGGGGTCAGGTAGTGGGCGATGGTGACGTTTACCCCGGAACCGTCGGAGAGGGCGTTCACCTGCTGGATGACCCCTTTGCCGAAGGTCTTCATGCCCACCAGGGTGCCGCGCCGGTTGTCCTGGATGGCGCCGGCGAGAATCTCGCTGGCCGAGGCCGAACCTTGATCGACCAGCACCACCAGGGGCAGGTTGGTCACCGGATGGCGGTCGGCGGTCAGTTGATCCTGGGTGCCGGCGCGATCGACCGTCGAGACGATCGTGCCTTGATCGAGCACCAGGCTGGCCACGCGGGTGGCGGCATCGAGCAGGCCACCGGGGTTGCCGCGCAGGTCGAGTACCCAGCCTTGCACCCCTGCTTCGCTCAGCTTGGCAAAGGCCCGCTGCATCTCGTTGGGAGCCTTTTCAGAAAATTCCGCAAGGCGGATGTAGCCTACTTTGCGGCCATTTTCTTCTTTGAGGGAGCTGGTGACCACCTTCAGCTCGATCGGAGCACGGGTGATCGTAAAACTCATCTTCTGCCCCGAGCGCAGCACCGACAGCGTCACCTGGGTGCCGCGATCGCCGCGGATCATCCGGGAGACCTCACCGATTTCGAGCTTGGCGGTCGCTTTGCCGTCGACGGCGAGCAACTCGTCTTTGGCCTGGATGCCCGAGCGGCTGGCGGGGCTATCTTCGAGGGTTTTGACCACCACCGGCAGTTTGCTCGCCTGGGAGACCCCCAGTTGGATGCCGACCCCCACCAGCTCGCCGCTGGTCTGATCGCGCAACGCCTGAAATTCGCGCGGGTCGAGAAAGCGGGTGTACGGATCGCCCAGCACCTTCAAGGAATTGCGAATCGCCTCGTAGGCTTCTTCTTTGCTTTTGTAGTCGCGGCCCAGCAACTGCTCGCGCGCCGCTATCCAGTTTTGTTTGTTGAAGGTCGGATCGACAAACTCGCGGTCCACCGTCTGCCAGACTTCATCGACGATCGCCTTGGGTGAATCTTCGAGCCTGGCTTCGTACTCGGCGCGCAGCTTGACGGGCTGCTTGGGGGCGGCCGTCACCGCGGCGGAGCCGACGAGGCTGAGGATGACCGTGAGCAGGACACTCTTTCGAAAGAAATCTTGCATAGTGTTTTCGATCATTGCGCTGTGCTGGTAGTGATGGTCTGGACTGCAAGACGCCACGGGTGGCCCCGAAGTGCCCGCACCAATTAGGGCCAGTCTATCTGCTCAGACCGAAACCGGGGCGGGCGGACCGAAAAGAGCCTGCTATCTTAGTTGAAGCATTCGTAACAATGCGCGGGCAA harbors:
- a CDS encoding DUF4342 domain-containing protein; this encodes MAHNRNFTEEAYVLGNQLVDKVKEAIQEGNVRRILIQDPQGKTLLEIPLNIGVAAGAGLLFFAPLLAGVAGVAAVVSRAKVVIERYEDPAAKKPTGNEPRPIQIEDEDDPPT
- a CDS encoding S41 family peptidase; the encoded protein is MQDFFRKSVLLTVILSLVGSAAVTAAPKQPVKLRAEYEARLEDSPKAIVDEVWQTVDREFVDPTFNKQNWIAAREQLLGRDYKSKEEAYEAIRNSLKVLGDPYTRFLDPREFQALRDQTSGELVGVGIQLGVSQASKLPVVVKTLEDSPASRSGIQAKDELLAVDGKATAKLEIGEVSRMIRGDRGTQVTLSVLRSGQKMSFTITRAPIELKVVTSSLKEENGRKVGYIRLAEFSEKAPNEMQRAFAKLSEAGVQGWVLDLRGNPGGLLDAATRVASLVLDQGTIVSTVDRAGTQDQLTADRHPVTNLPLVVLVDQGSASASEILAGAIQDNRRGTLVGMKTFGKGVIQQVNALSDGSGVNVTIAHYLTPSGNDIHKKGIQPDVVVAFPEEARKAPIEPATGADIQYQRAVTVLAKLIETKPATNARK